In Chryseobacterium camelliae, one DNA window encodes the following:
- a CDS encoding AraC family transcriptional regulator: MEAHKHSIVKAIRYIEEHLDTELSLEKVSGAGAYSPFHFHRIFRLITGETLQNYVARRRAEKGAFYLAMRKEMSITDIYHQSGFSNHSAFNKAFKKYYGISPSGFRKAAPESFHRIVLEESKKGQMDAVFSQYICNVENLLNWMNMNLKIKVGHLPEMHLAAVMSLGVAHVEPSFGTLIDWAKGKSLFPREQVKMLSVYHDSFKVTPPDKVRIHACMLLDEPLRKQEGEVFPETIEAGKFIIGSGEVTLDDFEQCWVSLFLWMNENEYSVRNAFPFEIYHTNFREHPEGKMIVDFCIPIH; the protein is encoded by the coding sequence TTGGAAGCGCATAAACACAGCATCGTCAAGGCCATACGGTATATAGAAGAACACCTGGATACGGAGCTTTCACTGGAGAAAGTGTCAGGAGCCGGAGCCTATTCCCCATTTCATTTTCACAGGATTTTCCGGCTGATTACAGGAGAAACCCTACAGAACTATGTAGCCAGAAGGCGGGCTGAAAAAGGGGCCTTTTATCTGGCTATGAGAAAAGAGATGAGTATCACGGATATTTATCATCAGTCAGGTTTTTCCAATCATTCCGCTTTTAATAAAGCATTTAAAAAATATTACGGTATATCTCCTTCAGGATTCCGAAAAGCAGCTCCGGAAAGTTTTCACAGGATTGTTCTTGAAGAAAGCAAGAAAGGACAAATGGATGCCGTTTTCAGCCAGTACATTTGCAATGTAGAAAACCTTTTAAACTGGATGAATATGAATTTAAAAATCAAAGTAGGCCATCTTCCGGAAATGCATCTGGCTGCCGTCATGAGTCTTGGTGTTGCCCATGTTGAACCTTCTTTCGGCACCCTGATAGATTGGGCAAAAGGAAAAAGCCTGTTTCCACGGGAGCAGGTAAAAATGCTTTCCGTGTACCATGACAGCTTCAAAGTGACACCACCGGACAAAGTCAGGATCCATGCCTGTATGCTTTTGGATGAGCCCTTACGAAAACAGGAAGGAGAAGTTTTTCCTGAAACCATTGAAGCCGGAAAGTTCATCATCGGAAGCGGTGAAGTCACATTGGACGATTTTGAACAGTGCTGGGTTTCACTCTTTTTATGGATGAATGAGAATGAGTATTCGGTAAGGAATGCATTTCCTTTTGAAATCTACCACACCAATTTCAGGGAACATCCGGAAGGAAAAATGATCGTTGATTTCTGCATCCCGATTCATTAA
- a CDS encoding superoxide dismutase family protein, whose protein sequence is MNLKTLTLLAGISVFAVSCGTSHTYQVMSKSNTQTGGTAKFTQKGNEVIMKLDVTNLTPGIHAVHIHEKGDCSAPDGTSTGGHWNPAKDDHGQWGAEHFHMGDIGNLNADQSGNATLTFKTDKWCLGCEDASKNIIGKGLIIHADKDDFHTQPTGNAGGRVGCVEIR, encoded by the coding sequence ATGAACCTTAAAACATTAACATTATTAGCCGGAATATCAGTATTTGCTGTTTCCTGCGGAACCAGCCACACCTATCAGGTGATGTCTAAAAGCAACACCCAGACGGGCGGAACAGCAAAATTCACCCAAAAAGGGAACGAAGTTATCATGAAGCTGGATGTTACCAATCTTACTCCGGGCATCCATGCGGTACATATCCATGAAAAAGGAGACTGCTCCGCTCCCGACGGGACTTCAACAGGAGGCCACTGGAACCCTGCCAAGGATGATCATGGTCAATGGGGTGCCGAACATTTCCATATGGGAGATATCGGGAATCTTAACGCAGACCAGAGCGGAAATGCCACACTGACATTCAAAACGGATAAATGGTGTCTGGGATGTGAAGATGCATCTAAAAATATTATAGGTAAAGGCCTCATCATTCATGCCGACAAAGATGATTTTCATACCCAACCCACCGGAAACGCAGGCGGAAGAGTGGGCTGTGTGGAGATCAGATAA